A genomic segment from Neobacillus sp. YX16 encodes:
- the mtnK gene encoding S-methyl-5-thioribose kinase — translation MKDFTIEYFTMTEGDAIDYAKAIKLFPEEAELTCKEIGDGNLNYVFKIEDVKNNQSIIIKQAGPVARISDEFKLSPDRNRIESEILGLQYKLAPGFVPKVYNYDPIMNCTVMDDLSDHEIMRSALGKHKKFPLFADHISTFLVNTLLLTSDVVVEHKEKKELVKQFINPELCEITEDLVYTEPFYDCPRNEVFERSREFVKENIWNDKKLVLESAKLKFEFLTNAQSLLHGDLHTGSIFIKEDSTKVIDPEFAFYGPAGYDIGNVIANLIFAYANGKFTIEDEETREEYLNYLVTTIKDVVNLFTVKFNKAWDENATERVAGYEGFKEYYLDTILRDTAAVAGLELLRRVIGLAKVKDLTLIEDAEARVLAETICLTVGKTFILNRESIKTGADFISVIQSAELTSVKGA, via the coding sequence ATGAAGGATTTCACAATTGAATATTTCACCATGACGGAAGGTGACGCGATTGATTATGCAAAAGCAATCAAACTTTTTCCAGAAGAAGCGGAATTGACTTGTAAAGAAATTGGTGACGGTAACTTAAACTATGTTTTTAAAATAGAAGATGTAAAAAACAATCAGTCTATCATTATTAAGCAAGCCGGACCAGTGGCACGAATCTCTGATGAATTTAAACTTTCACCAGATCGGAACCGGATTGAAAGTGAAATACTGGGACTACAATACAAACTAGCCCCTGGTTTTGTACCAAAGGTTTATAATTATGATCCGATTATGAACTGCACGGTAATGGATGATTTATCAGATCATGAGATTATGAGAAGTGCTTTAGGAAAACATAAGAAATTCCCTTTGTTTGCTGACCATATTTCTACTTTTCTAGTAAATACCTTATTATTAACATCTGATGTAGTGGTTGAGCATAAAGAAAAGAAAGAATTAGTTAAGCAATTCATCAACCCAGAGCTTTGTGAAATAACGGAAGATTTGGTTTATACAGAGCCTTTTTATGATTGCCCTCGTAATGAAGTGTTTGAAAGATCGAGGGAATTTGTAAAAGAAAACATTTGGAATGATAAAAAATTAGTACTAGAAAGTGCGAAACTGAAATTTGAGTTTTTGACAAATGCTCAGTCGTTGCTACATGGTGATCTTCACACGGGATCTATTTTTATAAAAGAAGATTCTACCAAGGTAATTGACCCTGAATTCGCTTTTTATGGACCAGCTGGCTATGATATTGGAAATGTGATTGCCAATCTCATTTTTGCCTATGCAAATGGCAAGTTTACGATTGAAGATGAAGAAACAAGAGAAGAGTATTTAAATTATCTTGTCACAACCATTAAAGATGTTGTAAATTTATTTACAGTTAAATTCAACAAAGCCTGGGACGAAAATGCAACAGAACGAGTGGCAGGCTATGAAGGATTTAAGGAATATTATTTAGATACTATTTTAAGAGATACTGCAGCTGTGGCGGGACTCGAACTTCTACGAAGAGTTATTGGACTTGCAAAGGTGAAGGATTTAACTTTGATTGAGGACGCTGAAGCTAGAGTGCTAGCAGAAACAATTTG
- a CDS encoding Gfo/Idh/MocA family oxidoreductase codes for MEKVRWGILSTAKIAQKSLIPAFERANNAVVTGIASSSGKAEEAAAQFNIAKAYSSYEAMLQDPDIDAVYIPLPNHLHKKWTFEAAKRGKHILCEKPASLTAEETKEMVDFCRESNVKFMEAFMYQFHPQHERVREIIKSGEIGEVKYMRASFSFFLAQPEGNVRMDSEKGGGSLYDVGCYAIHSIRKILGAEPVEVDVHANIHSDYQVDTSAFGYMKMENGVHALFDCSFDMVFRAEYEVIGTEGQIKVPRAFRPDNHGGEGLVIVQIGEETREEKIVADIYREEVEHISQVILENGEPSYSGENAIQNMRVIEACYQSIHTGNIIKLV; via the coding sequence ATGGAAAAGGTAAGATGGGGAATTTTAAGTACCGCAAAAATAGCACAAAAATCATTAATACCGGCATTTGAACGTGCAAATAATGCAGTGGTCACAGGAATTGCTTCAAGCAGTGGAAAAGCTGAAGAGGCTGCAGCGCAATTTAATATAGCAAAGGCATACAGTAGTTATGAAGCAATGCTGCAAGATCCGGATATAGATGCAGTTTATATCCCGCTGCCAAACCATTTACATAAAAAGTGGACATTTGAAGCGGCCAAACGTGGAAAGCACATTCTATGTGAAAAACCAGCGTCCTTAACAGCAGAGGAAACGAAAGAAATGGTTGATTTTTGCCGTGAGAGTAATGTTAAATTCATGGAAGCTTTTATGTATCAATTTCACCCGCAGCATGAACGGGTGAGAGAAATCATTAAAAGTGGTGAGATTGGTGAAGTTAAATATATGCGGGCCAGCTTTTCATTTTTCCTTGCCCAGCCAGAAGGTAATGTCAGAATGGATTCAGAGAAAGGTGGAGGAAGTCTCTATGACGTAGGCTGTTATGCGATTCATTCTATTCGGAAAATATTAGGTGCTGAGCCAGTAGAAGTCGATGTTCACGCCAATATCCATTCAGACTATCAAGTAGACACATCTGCCTTTGGTTATATGAAAATGGAAAATGGCGTTCATGCTCTTTTTGATTGCAGCTTTGATATGGTGTTTAGAGCAGAGTATGAAGTGATTGGGACTGAGGGGCAAATAAAGGTTCCTAGAGCATTCCGCCCTGATAATCATGGGGGAGAAGGACTTGTTATAGTTCAAATAGGAGAAGAAACAAGAGAAGAAAAAATAGTTGCTGATATCTATCGAGAAGAGGTTGAGCATATCTCGCAGGTAATTCTGGAGAATGGCGAGCCTTCTTATTCAGGTGAAAATGCCATACAAAATATGCGTGTCATCGAGGCATGCTATCAATCTATTCATACAGGAAATATTATTAAATTAGTATAA